A window from Fragaria vesca subsp. vesca linkage group LG5, FraVesHawaii_1.0, whole genome shotgun sequence encodes these proteins:
- the LOC101307401 gene encoding uncharacterized mitochondrial protein AtMg00810-like, which translates to MGQLKYFLGIEVARSKKGIVLCQRKYALEILEDTGFLGVKPSSFPVEQNLSLTQADGVLLQDPSQYRRLVGRLIYLTITRPDLVYAVHILSQFMDKPRQPHLKAAHKVLRYIKQTPGQGVLLSSTGPLELRAFCDADWARCRDTRRFVSGYCVLIGNAHVSWKTKKQTTVARSSAEAKYRSMATTCCEVTWLLSILRDLNIHHQQPVKLYCDNQAAIHIASNPVFHERTKYIEIDCHVVREKVQRGVIKPAHVRTKEQPTDLFTKSVSAAQFKALLSKLSVINIHSNLRGSLEEEDPAAPVKEGISANKEVIVTAS; encoded by the coding sequence ATGGGGCAACTCAAGTATTTTCTAGGAATAGAAGTGGCGAGATCAAAGAAAGGAATTGTATTGTGTCAAAGAAAATATGCTTTGGAGATTCTTGAAGACACAGGTTTCCTTGGTGTCAAGCCTTCATCTTTTCCAGTTGAGCAGAATTTGTCACTCACCCAAGCAGATGGAGTTTTGTTACAAGATCCTTCTCAATATCGGAGGCTTGTGGGGCGGCTCATATATTTGACCATTACAAGACCGGACTTGGTTTATGCTGTCCACATATTGAGTCAGTTCATGGACAAACCAAGGCAGCCACACCTTAAAGCAGCACACAAGGTTCTGAGGTATATTAAGCAGACGCCAGGTCAAGGAGTATTGTTGTCTTCCACAGGTCCTTTAGAATTGAGAGCATTTTGCGATGCTGATTGGGCTCGATGTAGAGATACAAGAAGGTTTGTGTCAGGCTACTGTGTACTCATTGGAAATGCACATGTTTCATGGAAGACAAAGAAACAAACCACTGTGGCACGCTCCAGTGCAGAGGCAAAATATCGGTCAATGGCGACAACATGTTGTGAAGTAACTTGGTTGCTTAGCATATTGCGTGATTTGAATATACATCACCAACAACCAGTTAAGCTATACTGTGACAACCAAGCTGCAATCCACATAGCTTCAAACCCGGTGTTTCATGAGCGTACGAAATATATAGAGATCGACTGCCATGTGGTGCGTGAAAAAGTGCAGAGGGGAGTGATTAAACCAGCTCATGTTAGAACCAAAGAGCAGCCGACAGATTTGTTCACTAAGTCGGTGAGTGCAGCACAGTTTAAAGCCTTACTTAGCAAGTTGAGTGTAATTAATATACACTCTAACTTGAGGGGGAGTCTTGAGGAAGAAGATCCTGCTGCACCAGTTAAGGAAGGAATCTCAGCAAATAAGGAAGTAATTGTCACAGCAAGTTAA
- the LOC101310897 gene encoding L-lactate dehydrogenase A-like: MHKTTSASSLGPGGLDLTQAFFKPIHGAAPPSSSNRHTKISVIGAGNVGMAIAQTILTQGLADELVLVDAIPDKLRGEMLDLQHAAAFLPRTKINASVDYAVTSNSDLCIVTAGARQIHGESRLNLVQRNVALFRKIIPPLAKYSPETILLIVSNPVDVLTYVAWKLSGFPSNRVIGSGTNLDSSRFRFRIADHLDVNAQDVQAYIVGEHGDSSVALWSSISVGGVPVLSFLEKQQIAYEKETLESIHKAVVDSASEVISLKGYTSWAIGYSAAGLARSILRDQRSIHPVSVLAKGFYGVDGGDVFLSLPAQLGRSGVLGVTNVHLTDEEEQKLRDSAKTILEVQVQLGL, from the exons ATGCACAAAACCACTTCAGCTTCGTCCCTTGGCCCCGGAGGCCTGGACCTGACCCAGGCCTTCTTCAAACCCATCCACGGCGCCGCCCCTCCCTCCTCCTCCAACCGTCACACCAAGATCTCCGTCATCGGCGCCGGCAACGTCGGCATGGCCATCGCCCAGACCATCCTCACCCAGGGCCTCGCCGACGAGCTCGTCCTCGTCGACGCCATCCCCGACAAGCTCCGCGGCGAGATGCTCGACCTCCAGCACGCCGCCGCCTTCCTCCCCCGCACCAAGATTAACGCCTCCGTCGACTACGCCGTCACCTCCAACTCCGACCTCTGCATTGTCACCGCCGGCGCCCGCCAGATCCACGGCGAGTCCAGGCTCAACCTGGTCCAGAGGAACGTCGCCCTCTTCCGCAAGATCATCCCTCCGCTTGCCAAGTACTCGCCGGAGACCATTTTGCTGATCGTCTCGAATCCGGTCGATGTGTTGACCTATGTGGCCTGGAAGCTGTCCGGGTTCCCCAGCAACCGGGTTATCGGGTCGGGTACCAATCTGGACTCCTCCCGGTTTCGGTTTCGTATTGCCGATCATCTTGACGTTAACGCTCAGGATGTGCAG GCTTACATTGTGGGGGAGCATGGTGATAGCTCAGTGGCACTATGGTCGAGCATTAGCGTTGGGGGAGTTCCGGTGTTGAGTTTCTTAGAGAAGCAGCAGATAGCATATGAGAAAGAAACCCTTGAGAGCATCCACAAAGCAGTAGTGGACAGTGCTTCTGAGGTGATAAGTCTCAAAGGATATACTTCTTGGGCAATAGGGTACTCGGCAGCTGGATTAGCTCGGAGCATATTGAGAGACCAGAGGAGTATCCACCCGGTTTCGGTGCTTGCAAAGGGGTTCTATGGTGTTGATGGTGGGGATGTGTTCTTGAGCTTGCCGGCTCAGCTCGGAAGGAGTGGAGTTTTGGGGGTGACCAATGTGCATTTGACAGATGAAGAGGAACAGAAGCTCAGGGACTCTGCTAAGACCATTTTGGAGGTGCAAGTTCAGTTGGGACTATGA
- the LOC101311476 gene encoding uncharacterized protein LOC101311476 produces MMDPKSTALFFIFLICMVIALPPVQACAPCTQPHPPIPPKHHPGHSKIPPHPKHPPHHGGGGGGGGGGGGGGGGGGSGGHPKVPPPYKNPPVVSPPIITPPINKPPVTNPPYIPPPTPPCAGCGGGGGSGKHPPPSTTPTTCPIDALKLGLCVDVLGGLVHIGLGNPVENACCPVLQGLLELEAAICLCTTIRLKLLNLNIFIPLALQALITCGITPPPGFVCPPL; encoded by the coding sequence ATGATGGATCCAAAGTCTACTGCCTTGTTCTTCATCTTCTTGATTTGCATGGTAATTGCGTTGCCACCAGTTCAAGCTTGTGCCCCTTGTACTCAACCTCATCCACCAATACCACCTAAACATCATCCAGGCCATTCCAAAATTCCTCCCCACCCTAAACACCCACCACACCACGGAGGTGGAGGCGGCGGAGGAGGAGGAGGAGGTGGTGGTGGTGGCGGAGGCGGAAGTGGTGGTCACCCGAAAGTTCCCCCGCCATACAAAAACCCGCCAGTTGTATCTCCCCCAATTATAACACCCCCTATTAATAAACCTCCGGTGACAAACCCACCTTACATCCCTCCTCCAACGCCTCCTTGTGCCGGATGCGGTGGAGGAGGTGGCTCGGGTAAACATCCTCCGCCTTCTACTACACCGACTACTTGTCCTATTGATGCGCTCAAGTTAGGGCTTTGTGTGGATGTACTTGGTGGATTGGTGCATATAGGGTTGGGGAATCCAGTTGAGAATGCTTGCTGTCCGGTCCTCCAAGGGTTGCTTGAGCTTGAAGCAGCGATTTGTCTGTGCACGACTATAAGGCTTAAGCTGCTAAACCTAAACATCTTTATTCCTCTTGCTCTTCAAGCTTTAATCACTTGCGGCATAACTCCTCCTCCTGGTTTCGTATGTCCTCCGCTTTAA
- the LOC101311189 gene encoding 14 kDa proline-rich protein DC2.15-like, whose translation MASKATTTAFFLSLNLLFFTLVTSTSTPCPPPPKKHHHHHPKNVSPAPPKPSKAVCPKDTLKLGACADVLNGLVHLVVGPPKFPCCSLIQGLVDLDAAVCLCTAIKANVLGINLNVPVSLSLLLNYCGKKVPSGYECA comes from the coding sequence ATGGCCTCCAAGGCTACTACCACTGCTTTTTTCCTCTCCCTCAATCTCCTCTTCTTCACTTTGGTCACTTCCACAAGCACTCCTTGCCCACCACCGCCTAAGAAGCACCACCACCACCACCCAAAGAACGTGAGCCCCGCACCACCCAAGCCCTCTAAGGCCGTGTGCCCCAAGGACACCTTGAAGTTGGGAGCTTGTGCCGACGTGTTGAACGGCTTGGTGCACCTTGTGGTTGGTCCACCAAAGTTCCCTTGCTGCAGCCTCATTCAGGGTCTCGTTGATCTTGACGCCGCTGTGTGCCTTTGCACTGCTATTAAGGCTAATGTTCTGGGCATCAACCTTAACGTCCCCGTCTCGTTGAGCTTGCTCTTGAACTACTGTGGCAAGAAGGTTCCATCTGGTTATGAATGTGCTTGA
- the LOC101311761 gene encoding 14 kDa proline-rich protein DC2.15-like, whose protein sequence is MDSKRCSTIALFLSINLLLSALTSGCYTCSQPHPITTPKPITNPIPGAAKSCPRDTLKLGVCAKLLNGAVGAVVGSPPDTPCCAVLEGLVDLEVAVCLCTAIKANILGINLNIPVSLSLLLDGCAKKFPSGFQCA, encoded by the coding sequence ATGGATTCCAAGAGATGTTCCACCATTGCTCTCTTCCTCTCCATCAACCTTCTGCTTTCTGCCCTAACAAGTGGTTGTTACACTTGCTCTCAGCCTCATCCCATCACAACACCTAAGCCAATCACAAACCCTATTCCCGGAGCCGCAAAGAGCTGCCCTAGGGATACCCTAAAGTTGGGGGTATGCGCCAAGTTGCTGAATGGGGCGGTTGGGGCCGTTGTAGGAAGCCCTCCGGATACACCTTGCTGTGCTGTCCTTGAGGGGCTGGTGGATCTTGAAGTTGCTGTGTGCCTTTGCACTGCCATTAAGGCCAACATTCTGGGTATCAACCTTAACATCCCTGTTTCGTTGAGCTTGCTCCTAGACGGTTGCGCAAAGAAGTTCCCTTCAGGCTTCCAATGTGCATAA